Proteins from a single region of Verrucosispora sp. NA02020:
- a CDS encoding TrkA family potassium uptake protein, translated as MRVAIAGAGNVGRSIAQELIENGHQVMLIERQRRKLRPERVPDAQWVLADACELTSLEQADLAGCDVVVAATGDDKANLVVSLLAKTEFAVPRVVARVNRAENEWLFTEQWGVDVAVSKPRVMAALVEEAVTVGDLVRLMTFRQGEANLVEITLPPTAPYVGQPLRAVPLPRDAALVAILRGKRVLVPSPDDPVEAGDELIFVCTAEMEDAVRAVILGPDSVERTRESR; from the coding sequence ATGCGGGTCGCCATCGCCGGCGCCGGCAACGTGGGCCGCTCGATCGCCCAGGAGCTGATCGAGAACGGCCACCAGGTGATGCTCATCGAACGGCAGCGGCGGAAGCTGCGGCCGGAGCGGGTGCCGGACGCGCAGTGGGTGCTCGCCGACGCCTGCGAGCTGACCAGCCTGGAGCAGGCCGACCTCGCCGGTTGTGACGTGGTGGTCGCGGCCACCGGCGACGACAAGGCCAACCTCGTGGTCTCGCTGCTGGCCAAGACCGAGTTCGCGGTGCCCCGGGTGGTCGCCCGCGTCAACCGGGCCGAGAACGAGTGGCTCTTCACCGAGCAGTGGGGCGTGGACGTGGCGGTCAGCAAGCCGCGCGTGATGGCCGCCCTGGTCGAGGAGGCGGTGACCGTTGGCGACCTGGTCCGTCTGATGACCTTCCGGCAGGGCGAGGCCAACCTCGTCGAGATCACGTTGCCGCCGACCGCGCCCTACGTCGGGCAGCCGCTGCGGGCGGTGCCGCTGCCCCGGGACGCCGCGCTGGTGGCCATCCTGCGCGGCAAGCGGGTCCTGGTGCCCAGTCCCGACGACCCGGTCGAGGCCGGCGACGAGCTGATCTTCGTGTGCACAGCCGAGATGGAGGACGCGGTACGCGCGGTGATCCTCGGCCCGGACAGCGTCGAGCGGACCCGCGAGTCGCGCTGA
- a CDS encoding TrkA family potassium uptake protein — translation MHIVIMGCGRVGSTLAQSLEARGHSVAVIDHDAEAFRRLGPDFAGITVTGAGFDGDVLREAGIERADAFAAVSSGDNSNIISARLARETFGVSRVAARIYDQRRAQVFERLGIPTVATVRWTADRMLRHLLPEGNVEIFRDPTSTVSIVEVPVHEDWIGRPVRALEEATGARVAYLIRFGIGTLSTGSSVVQEGDQVFMLVTDDMVATVTATAAAPEGGQ, via the coding sequence GTGCATATCGTGATCATGGGATGTGGCCGGGTCGGGTCGACCCTGGCGCAGAGCCTCGAAGCCCGGGGGCACTCGGTGGCGGTGATCGACCACGACGCCGAGGCGTTCCGCCGCCTGGGGCCGGACTTCGCCGGGATCACGGTCACCGGGGCCGGTTTCGACGGCGACGTGCTGCGCGAGGCCGGCATCGAGCGGGCCGACGCCTTCGCCGCGGTCTCCAGCGGCGACAACTCCAACATCATCTCCGCCCGGCTGGCCCGCGAGACGTTCGGCGTGTCCCGGGTGGCGGCCCGCATCTACGACCAGCGCCGCGCCCAGGTCTTCGAGCGCCTCGGCATCCCCACCGTGGCCACCGTCCGCTGGACCGCCGACCGGATGCTGCGGCACCTGCTACCGGAGGGCAACGTCGAGATCTTCCGGGATCCGACCAGCACGGTCTCCATCGTCGAGGTGCCGGTGCACGAGGACTGGATCGGCCGGCCCGTCCGGGCGCTGGAGGAGGCGACCGGGGCCCGGGTGGCGTACCTGATCCGCTTCGGCATCGGCACGCTGTCCACCGGCTCCAGCGTGGTGCAGGAGGGCGATCAGGTCTTCATGCTGGTCACCGACGACATGGTGGCCACGGTCACCGCGACGGCGGCGGCGCCGGAAGGGGGGCAGTGA
- a CDS encoding APC family permease translates to MARSTSLLKRLLVGRPFRSDRLKHTLLPKRIALPVFASDALSSVAYAPDEILLMLSIAGASAFVFSPWVALGVVVVMLTVVASYRQNVHAYPSGGGDYEVATVNLGPRAGVGVASALLVDYVLTVAVSVSSGVANLGSVIPFVATHKVLIAVCAVVLLTAVNLRGLKEAGSAFAIPTYGFMIVIVGMILTGLVRIVVLGEDLRAPSADLVIAAEWHDTTGWAMAFLLLRSFSSGCAALTGVEAISNGVPAFKAPKSRNAATTLLMLGLVAVTMLVGIVWLARLTGLQFVEDPGHQIVGGPDGYVQKTVTAQLAETIFGSGSVLLFLVVGVTATILFVAANTAFTGFPVLGSILAQDRYLPRQLHTRGDRLAFSNGILFLAAFAIVLIIGFQAEVTKLIQLYIVGVFVSFTLSQAGMIRHWNRLLRTERDPRVRSRMIRSRAINAFGMAMTGTVLVIVLITKFLLGAWIAIVAMGVIYLLMLAIRRHYDRVAVELTPDEGRPVLPARNHAIVLVSKLHQPTLRAVAYAQATRPDTLTAVTVNVDDTDTRQLQADWERREVPITLTVVDSPYREITRPILNYVAGVRRESPRDVVTVFIPEYVVGRWWEHLLHNQSALRLKGRLLFEPGVMVTSVPWQLASTAGKDLDRMDATLSRGPARGPRATPRSTLPPSVPPAGPVAARDGEAPGGEPR, encoded by the coding sequence GTGGCCCGATCCACCTCCCTGTTGAAGCGGCTGCTCGTCGGTCGACCGTTCCGGTCCGACCGCCTCAAGCACACCCTCCTACCGAAGCGCATCGCCCTGCCCGTCTTCGCCTCGGACGCGCTGTCCAGCGTGGCGTACGCGCCGGACGAGATCCTCCTGATGCTCTCCATCGCGGGGGCCTCGGCCTTCGTGTTCTCGCCCTGGGTGGCCCTCGGCGTCGTCGTGGTGATGCTGACCGTGGTGGCCAGCTACCGGCAGAACGTGCACGCCTATCCCTCCGGCGGCGGCGACTACGAGGTGGCTACGGTCAACCTCGGCCCACGGGCCGGGGTCGGGGTGGCCAGCGCCCTGCTGGTCGACTACGTGTTGACGGTCGCCGTGTCGGTCTCCTCCGGGGTGGCCAACCTCGGCTCGGTGATCCCCTTCGTGGCGACCCACAAGGTGCTGATCGCGGTCTGCGCGGTGGTCCTGCTCACCGCCGTCAACCTGCGCGGGCTCAAGGAGGCCGGCAGCGCGTTCGCCATCCCCACCTACGGCTTCATGATCGTCATCGTCGGCATGATCCTCACCGGGCTGGTCCGGATCGTGGTGCTCGGCGAGGACCTGCGCGCGCCCAGCGCCGACCTGGTGATCGCCGCCGAGTGGCACGACACCACCGGCTGGGCGATGGCGTTCCTGCTGCTGCGCAGCTTCTCCTCCGGGTGCGCCGCGCTCACCGGCGTCGAGGCGATCTCCAACGGGGTACCGGCGTTCAAGGCGCCCAAGAGCCGCAACGCCGCCACCACGCTGCTGATGCTCGGCCTGGTCGCGGTGACCATGCTGGTCGGGATCGTCTGGCTGGCCCGGCTCACCGGGTTGCAGTTCGTCGAGGACCCGGGCCACCAGATCGTCGGCGGCCCGGACGGCTACGTGCAGAAGACCGTCACCGCGCAGCTCGCGGAGACCATCTTCGGGTCCGGCTCGGTGCTGCTGTTCCTGGTGGTCGGGGTGACCGCCACGATCCTCTTCGTGGCCGCGAACACCGCCTTCACCGGCTTCCCGGTGCTCGGCTCGATCCTGGCCCAGGACCGCTACCTGCCCCGGCAGCTGCACACCCGGGGCGACCGGCTGGCCTTCTCCAACGGCATCCTGTTCCTGGCCGCCTTCGCGATCGTGCTGATCATCGGCTTCCAGGCCGAGGTGACCAAGCTCATCCAGCTCTACATCGTCGGGGTCTTCGTCTCGTTCACGCTCTCCCAGGCCGGCATGATCCGGCACTGGAACCGGCTGCTGCGCACCGAACGCGACCCCCGGGTGCGGTCCCGGATGATCCGTTCCCGGGCGATCAACGCCTTCGGCATGGCGATGACCGGGACCGTGCTGGTCATCGTGCTGATCACCAAGTTCCTGCTGGGCGCGTGGATCGCGATCGTCGCGATGGGGGTGATCTATCTGCTGATGCTGGCCATCCGTCGGCACTACGACCGGGTCGCGGTGGAGCTGACCCCGGACGAGGGACGCCCGGTGCTGCCCGCCCGCAACCACGCGATCGTGCTGGTCAGCAAGCTTCACCAGCCGACCCTGCGGGCGGTGGCGTACGCGCAGGCCACCCGGCCGGACACGCTGACCGCGGTGACCGTGAACGTGGACGACACCGACACCCGGCAGTTGCAGGCGGACTGGGAGCGGCGGGAGGTGCCGATCACGCTGACCGTGGTCGACTCGCCGTACCGCGAGATCACCCGGCCGATCCTGAACTATGTTGCGGGGGTCCGCCGCGAGTCGCCGCGCGACGTGGTCACCGTCTTCATCCCCGAGTACGTCGTCGGACGCTGGTGGGAGCACCTGCTGCACAACCAGAGCGCGTTGCGGCTCAAGGGCCGCCTGCTCTTCGAACCGGGAGTGATGGTGACCAGTGTGCCGTGGCAGCTCGCTTCGACCGCCGGCAAGGACCTGGACCGGATGGACGCCACGCTGAGCCGGGGACCGGCCCGGGGCCCACGGGCGACGCCGCGCAGCACGCTGCCGCCGAGCGTCCCGCCGGCCGGCCCGGTGGCGGCCCGCGACGGCGAGGCGCCGGGCGGTGAGCCGCGATGA
- a CDS encoding class I SAM-dependent RNA methyltransferase, which yields MTGSTGGGLEEAQRVELTVAAVAPGGHCVARVDGQVVFVRHALPGERVVAEVTEVHRGFVRADAVTVLEPAEQRVTPPCPYARPGRCGGCDLQHVAPQAQLDWKTTVVREQLVRLGGLDEAACDALGVRVEALPGGPLGWRSRVRYAVDAAGRAGLLKHRSHEVVPIDRCLIAHPAVQELPVLTSAGARWPDDEAVETVASTGGDVTVTAVAAGRTRIVSGPEQVRERAAGREWALPASSFWQVHPAAADTLVDAVLALTDPQPAETAWDLYGGAGLFAAALADRVGGSGRVTLVEAAGDGVTAARQNLRDLPRVEVVAARVETALARRRITGLVDVVVLDPPRAGAGARVVRDVVAAGPRAVAYVACDPAAFARDLRVFTGLGWRLAALRGYDLFPMTQHVELVGLLVPG from the coding sequence ATGACGGGGTCGACCGGTGGCGGGCTGGAGGAGGCCCAGCGGGTGGAGTTGACCGTCGCGGCGGTCGCCCCCGGCGGTCACTGTGTGGCCCGGGTCGACGGGCAGGTGGTCTTCGTCCGGCACGCGCTGCCCGGTGAGCGGGTGGTGGCCGAGGTGACCGAGGTGCACCGGGGGTTCGTCCGGGCCGACGCGGTGACCGTGCTGGAGCCCGCCGAGCAGCGGGTCACCCCGCCCTGCCCGTACGCCCGGCCGGGCCGCTGCGGTGGATGCGACCTGCAACACGTCGCCCCGCAGGCCCAGCTCGACTGGAAGACCACGGTCGTCCGCGAGCAACTCGTCCGACTCGGCGGTCTCGACGAGGCCGCCTGCGACGCGCTGGGCGTCCGGGTCGAGGCACTGCCCGGCGGGCCGCTGGGCTGGCGGTCCCGGGTCCGCTACGCGGTCGACGCGGCGGGTCGGGCCGGGCTGCTCAAACACCGCTCGCACGAGGTGGTGCCGATCGACCGCTGCCTGATCGCCCACCCGGCCGTGCAGGAACTGCCGGTGCTGACCTCCGCCGGTGCGCGGTGGCCGGACGACGAGGCGGTGGAGACGGTCGCCTCCACCGGCGGGGACGTGACGGTGACCGCCGTCGCGGCCGGGCGTACCCGGATCGTGAGCGGCCCGGAACAGGTGCGTGAGCGGGCCGCGGGCCGGGAGTGGGCGCTGCCCGCCTCGTCCTTCTGGCAGGTGCACCCGGCGGCGGCGGACACGCTCGTCGACGCGGTGCTGGCACTCACCGACCCGCAGCCGGCCGAGACCGCCTGGGACCTCTACGGCGGGGCGGGGCTGTTCGCCGCCGCGCTGGCCGACCGGGTCGGCGGGTCCGGCCGGGTCACCCTGGTCGAGGCGGCCGGTGACGGCGTCACGGCGGCCCGGCAGAACCTGCGCGACCTGCCCCGGGTCGAGGTGGTGGCGGCCCGGGTGGAGACCGCACTGGCCCGCCGCCGGATCACCGGACTGGTCGACGTGGTGGTGCTCGACCCGCCCCGGGCGGGCGCCGGTGCCAGGGTGGTGCGCGACGTGGTCGCCGCCGGGCCGCGTGCCGTCGCCTACGTGGCCTGCGACCCGGCCGCGTTCGCCCGGGACCTGCGGGTCTTCACCGGGCTGGGCTGGCGGCTGGCGGCGCTGCGCGGGTACGACCTCTTCCCGATGACCCAGCACGTGGAGCTGGTGGGGCTGCTGGTTCCCGGCTGA
- the dxs gene encoding 1-deoxy-D-xylulose-5-phosphate synthase, with protein sequence MSVEEDTANQGRLLATVHGPQDVKRMSASELDILGAEIRDFLVAKVSRTGGHIGPNLGVVELTLAMHRVFDSPRDRLLFDTGHQAYVHKIITGRQEGFDQLRQRGGLSGYPSRAESDHDIIENSHASTALSYADGLAKAYALRGEARSVVAVVGDGALTGGMCWEALNNIAATGNPLVIVVNDNGRSYAPTIGGLADHLSTLRLNPGYEKVLDTVKDALGSTPLVGRPMYEVLHAVKKGIKDAVAPQAMFEDLGIKYVGPVDGHDVAAVETALRAAKNFGGPVIVHAVTRKGYGYRPAEEDEADCFHGPGAFDIATGKATAAPSVKWTNVFGDELVAIADERPDVVGITAAMAEPTGIAKLARKYPERTYDVGIAEQHAVTSAAGLALGGLHPVVGVYATFLNRAFDQVLLDVAMHKLPVTFVLDRAGITGPDGPSHYGIWDMSVFGVVPGLRMAAPRDAATLREELREAVAVDDGPTVLRYPTGSVAADLPALRRIGTVDVLAESARTDVLLVAVGAFGHLGMEVATRVAEQGYGVTVVDPRWVRPVPAELVELAAGHRLVVTVEDGVRQGGVGDALAQAMRDAGVHVPLRDLGVPAEWHPHGTRAQILADLGLTAQDVARDVTGWISRLETTPVDPTRLTSENTPTPSAN encoded by the coding sequence ATGAGTGTTGAAGAGGACACGGCCAACCAGGGCCGGCTGCTGGCCACGGTGCACGGTCCCCAGGACGTCAAGCGGATGTCCGCCAGCGAACTGGACATCCTCGGCGCGGAGATCCGTGACTTCCTGGTCGCCAAGGTGTCCCGCACCGGGGGCCACATCGGCCCCAACCTGGGCGTGGTCGAACTCACCCTCGCCATGCACCGGGTCTTCGACTCTCCCCGGGACCGGCTGCTGTTCGACACCGGTCACCAGGCGTACGTTCACAAGATCATTACCGGCCGCCAGGAGGGCTTCGACCAGCTGCGTCAGCGCGGCGGGCTCTCCGGCTACCCGAGCCGGGCCGAGAGCGACCACGACATCATCGAGAACTCGCACGCCTCCACCGCCCTGTCGTACGCCGACGGGCTGGCCAAGGCGTACGCGCTGCGGGGCGAGGCGCGCAGCGTGGTCGCCGTGGTCGGCGACGGGGCGCTGACCGGCGGCATGTGCTGGGAGGCGCTGAACAACATCGCCGCCACCGGCAACCCGCTGGTGATCGTGGTCAACGACAACGGGCGCTCGTACGCGCCGACCATCGGCGGCCTCGCCGACCACCTCTCGACGCTGCGGCTGAACCCGGGCTACGAGAAGGTCCTCGACACCGTCAAGGACGCCCTCGGCTCGACCCCGCTGGTCGGCAGGCCGATGTACGAGGTGCTGCACGCGGTCAAGAAGGGCATCAAGGACGCCGTCGCGCCGCAGGCGATGTTCGAGGACCTCGGCATCAAGTACGTCGGCCCGGTCGACGGGCACGACGTGGCCGCCGTCGAGACCGCGCTGCGCGCGGCGAAGAACTTCGGCGGTCCGGTGATCGTGCACGCGGTCACCCGCAAGGGCTACGGCTACCGCCCGGCCGAGGAGGACGAGGCCGACTGCTTCCACGGCCCGGGCGCCTTCGACATCGCCACCGGCAAGGCCACCGCCGCGCCGTCGGTGAAGTGGACGAACGTGTTCGGCGACGAGCTGGTCGCGATCGCCGACGAGCGGCCCGACGTGGTGGGCATCACCGCCGCGATGGCCGAGCCCACCGGCATCGCGAAGCTGGCCCGCAAGTACCCCGAGCGCACCTACGACGTGGGCATCGCCGAGCAGCACGCGGTCACCTCGGCGGCCGGTCTGGCGCTCGGCGGGCTGCACCCGGTCGTGGGGGTCTACGCGACCTTCCTCAACCGGGCCTTCGACCAGGTCCTGCTGGACGTGGCGATGCACAAGCTGCCGGTCACCTTCGTGCTGGACCGGGCCGGCATCACCGGGCCGGACGGGCCGAGCCACTACGGCATCTGGGACATGTCGGTCTTCGGGGTGGTGCCGGGCCTGCGGATGGCGGCCCCCCGGGACGCCGCCACGCTGCGCGAGGAGCTGCGCGAGGCGGTCGCCGTCGACGACGGCCCGACCGTGCTGCGCTACCCGACCGGTTCGGTCGCCGCCGACCTGCCCGCGCTGCGCCGGATCGGCACGGTCGACGTACTGGCCGAGTCGGCGCGTACCGACGTGCTGCTCGTCGCGGTGGGTGCCTTCGGCCACCTCGGCATGGAGGTCGCCACCCGCGTCGCCGAGCAGGGCTACGGGGTCACCGTGGTCGACCCGCGCTGGGTGCGTCCCGTCCCGGCCGAGCTGGTGGAGCTGGCCGCCGGGCACCGCCTGGTGGTCACCGTCGAGGACGGTGTCCGGCAGGGCGGCGTCGGCGACGCGCTGGCCCAGGCCATGCGGGACGCGGGCGTCCACGTGCCACTGCGCGACCTGGGCGTACCGGCCGAGTGGCACCCGCACGGCACCCGCGCGCAGATCCTGGCCGACCTCGGCCTGACCGCGCAGGACGTGGCGCGTGACGTCACCGGCTGGATCTCCCGCCTGGAGACCACCCCGGTCGACCCGACCCGGTTGACCTCCGAGAACACCCCCACCCCGTCCGCCAACTGA
- a CDS encoding GntR family transcriptional regulator, with product MSDVAATPMDGELESVSLVDLAVSRLTRELLSGRSEPGERLVEEQLTRRLGISRAPLREALRLLAQRGLVEHVPRRGVRVATLSDRDVQELYEVRDVLERFAVRAAIPVGRESDLVGLRAALDRMREATRAGDRLAVAESHRAFHVALVALAGNRQLSGVYDSILVKLQLYMAINLRREAEQAQPLDGVHRHERLFEAVAGGDPEVVLAALSVHGARSYLG from the coding sequence GTGAGCGACGTGGCCGCGACGCCGATGGACGGTGAGCTGGAGAGTGTCAGTCTGGTGGACCTCGCCGTCTCCCGGCTGACCCGGGAACTCCTCAGCGGACGGAGCGAGCCGGGTGAGCGCCTGGTGGAGGAGCAGTTGACCCGGCGGCTGGGGATCAGCCGGGCGCCGTTACGCGAGGCGTTGCGCCTGCTGGCGCAGCGGGGGTTGGTCGAGCACGTGCCCCGGCGCGGGGTCCGCGTCGCCACCCTCTCCGACCGGGACGTGCAGGAACTGTACGAGGTGCGCGACGTGCTGGAGCGGTTCGCGGTCCGGGCAGCGATCCCGGTGGGCCGGGAGAGCGACCTGGTCGGGTTGCGGGCGGCGCTGGACCGGATGCGGGAGGCGACGCGCGCGGGTGACCGGTTGGCGGTCGCCGAGTCGCACCGCGCGTTCCACGTCGCGTTGGTGGCGCTGGCCGGCAACCGTCAGCTCTCCGGGGTGTACGACTCGATCCTGGTGAAGTTGCAGCTCTACATGGCCATCAACCTGCGCCGCGAGGCGGAGCAGGCGCAACCCCTGGACGGTGTGCACCGGCACGAGCGGCTCTTCGAGGCGGTGGCCGGGGGAGACCCGGAGGTGGTCCTCGCCGCTCTCTCGGTGCACGGAGCGCGGTCGTACCTGGGGTAG
- the atzF gene encoding allophanate hydrolase has protein sequence MPERIGSISELRSAYREHRLTPVDLTETVLEGLAGRAGEPVWISTVSPDDLRARAAVLADTDPQTLPLYGIPFAVKDNIDVAGMVTTAGCPDFGYRATEDAPVVRRLLDAGALLVGKTNLDQFATGLTGSRSPYGSVESVFGGGLVSGGSSSGSAVAVATGQVTFALGTDTAGSGRVPAALNGIVGLKPTRGLLSTAGVVPACRSLDCVSVFATDVADATEVLHAARAVTTADPWGRPLPAASLASRAPETLRLGVPRTADLEFFGDAGQAVRFAAGVHRLRDLVDTVRQVPLAPFLAAGDLLYQGPWVAERLAGLDDFLRTHPESVLPVTRTVLETGRRYDAVDAFRGRHRLRELRAEVDRWWQEMDVLVVPTVGTTFTLAEVAEDPIGRNAVLGRYTQFANLLDLAAVTVPNGFTADGRPASLTLIGPAFSDTTLARLAAACAGADAHPVAESTSGNGAAPPIRGGGVPTGRREVLIAVVGRHLSGESRNTDLTDLGATLAGTTRTAPLYRLYRMPTPDGEGLPGLVRVASATPDGHGIEVELWSLPTSAVGGFLAGVPAPLSLGWVRLHDGRHVLGFLCEAYAAGPEAEDISATGGWRAYRRLTCKEGSPANASCIAGDPSSHRRPTVNGGDAA, from the coding sequence ATGCCGGAGCGGATCGGATCGATCTCGGAATTGCGGTCGGCGTACCGCGAGCACCGTCTCACCCCCGTCGACCTGACCGAGACCGTCCTCGAAGGACTGGCCGGTCGAGCCGGTGAACCGGTCTGGATCAGCACCGTGTCCCCCGACGACCTGCGGGCCCGTGCCGCCGTACTGGCCGACACCGACCCGCAGACACTGCCGCTGTACGGGATCCCGTTCGCGGTGAAGGACAACATCGACGTCGCCGGCATGGTCACCACGGCCGGCTGCCCCGACTTCGGGTACCGCGCCACCGAGGACGCACCGGTGGTACGCCGGCTCCTCGACGCCGGTGCCCTGCTGGTCGGCAAGACCAACCTCGACCAGTTCGCCACCGGCCTGACCGGCTCGCGATCCCCGTACGGCAGCGTCGAGAGCGTGTTCGGTGGCGGTCTCGTCTCCGGCGGGTCCAGCTCCGGCTCGGCGGTCGCGGTCGCCACCGGTCAGGTCACCTTCGCCCTCGGCACGGACACCGCCGGCTCCGGCCGGGTTCCGGCCGCGCTGAACGGGATCGTCGGCCTCAAACCCACCCGAGGGCTGCTCAGCACCGCCGGTGTGGTGCCGGCCTGCCGCTCGCTGGACTGCGTCTCGGTCTTCGCCACCGACGTCGCGGACGCCACGGAGGTGCTGCACGCCGCTCGCGCCGTGACCACAGCCGACCCCTGGGGACGTCCACTGCCGGCCGCGAGTCTGGCGTCCCGGGCACCGGAGACGCTCCGCCTCGGCGTACCCCGGACCGCAGACCTGGAGTTCTTCGGCGATGCCGGGCAGGCGGTCCGGTTCGCGGCCGGCGTGCACCGCCTGCGGGACCTGGTCGACACCGTGCGGCAGGTGCCGCTGGCTCCCTTCCTGGCTGCCGGAGACCTCCTCTACCAGGGCCCCTGGGTGGCCGAGCGGCTCGCCGGGCTGGACGACTTCCTGCGGACGCATCCGGAGTCGGTCCTCCCGGTCACCCGGACCGTGTTGGAGACCGGGCGGCGTTACGACGCCGTCGACGCCTTCCGGGGCCGACACCGGCTCCGTGAGTTGCGGGCCGAGGTCGACCGGTGGTGGCAGGAGATGGACGTGCTGGTGGTGCCGACCGTCGGCACCACCTTCACGCTCGCGGAGGTCGCCGAGGACCCGATCGGACGCAACGCGGTACTCGGCCGGTACACCCAGTTCGCGAACCTGCTCGACCTGGCGGCGGTGACCGTGCCGAACGGATTCACCGCCGACGGTCGACCGGCCAGCCTGACCCTGATCGGCCCGGCCTTCAGCGACACCACACTGGCCCGGCTCGCCGCCGCCTGTGCCGGAGCCGACGCGCACCCGGTGGCCGAGAGCACGTCGGGCAACGGGGCCGCGCCGCCGATCCGGGGAGGTGGGGTACCGACAGGCCGCAGGGAGGTGCTGATCGCCGTGGTCGGGCGGCACCTGAGCGGGGAGTCGCGCAACACCGACCTGACCGACCTCGGGGCCACCCTCGCCGGCACCACCCGCACCGCACCGCTCTACCGGCTGTACCGGATGCCGACCCCGGACGGCGAAGGATTGCCCGGCCTGGTCCGGGTCGCCTCAGCCACCCCCGACGGTCACGGAATCGAAGTCGAACTCTGGTCGCTGCCGACCTCGGCAGTGGGCGGATTCCTGGCCGGGGTGCCGGCCCCGCTCTCGCTCGGCTGGGTGCGGCTGCACGACGGGCGGCACGTGCTCGGGTTCCTCTGCGAGGCGTACGCGGCCGGCCCGGAGGCCGAGGACATCAGCGCCACCGGTGGGTGGCGCGCGTACCGGCGGTTGACGTGTAAGGAGGGGTCCCCTGCTAACGCCTCGTGCATAGCAGGGGACCCCTCCTCACACCGCCGCCCGACGGTCAACGGCGGCGACGCCGCCTGA
- a CDS encoding cysteine hydrolase family protein: MATIGPVPANPYPWPYDGTVDTVRTALLCVDWQTDFCGPGGYVDAMGYDIGLTRAGLPATARLLTHVRSLGMLVVHTREGHDPDLSDLPPNKRWRSARIGAEIGGAGPCGRILVKGEPGWEIVPEVAPAPGEVVVDKPGKGAFYATNLDLVLRTRGITHLILTGITTDVCVHTTMREANDRGYECLILSDCTGATDKGNHEAALHMVTMQGGVFGCVATSDDVIAATTG, translated from the coding sequence ATGGCAACGATCGGTCCGGTACCGGCGAACCCCTACCCGTGGCCGTACGACGGCACGGTCGACACCGTGCGTACCGCACTGCTCTGCGTGGACTGGCAGACCGACTTCTGCGGGCCGGGCGGCTACGTCGACGCGATGGGCTACGACATCGGCCTCACCCGGGCCGGCCTGCCGGCTACCGCCCGGCTGCTGACGCACGTCCGTTCGCTCGGCATGCTGGTCGTGCACACCCGTGAGGGACACGACCCCGACCTGTCCGACCTGCCGCCGAACAAGCGCTGGCGCTCGGCCCGGATCGGCGCCGAGATCGGCGGAGCCGGGCCCTGCGGCCGGATCCTCGTCAAGGGCGAACCGGGATGGGAGATCGTGCCCGAGGTCGCCCCGGCCCCCGGCGAGGTGGTCGTGGACAAGCCGGGCAAAGGCGCCTTCTATGCCACCAACCTGGACCTGGTGCTGCGTACCCGGGGCATCACCCACCTGATCCTCACCGGCATCACCACCGACGTCTGCGTGCACACCACGATGCGCGAGGCGAACGACCGGGGCTACGAGTGCCTGATCCTGTCGGACTGCACCGGCGCCACCGACAAGGGCAATCACGAGGCCGCCCTGCACATGGTGACCATGCAGGGCGGCGTCTTCGGCTGCGTGGCCACCTCCGACGACGTCATCGCCGCCACGACCGGGTGA
- a CDS encoding cysteine hydrolase family protein, whose translation MPTIAAARPFPYTFDLTTTALLVIDMQRDFLEPGGFGESLGNDVSRLRRTIAPLGALLAAARAAGMTVVHTREGHLPDLSDCPPAKLQRGAPRMRIGDPGPNGRILIRGEYGHDIVDELAPLPGEPVVDKPGKGAFHATGLGDLLAEQKIDSLLVTGVTTEVCVHTTVREANDRGYECLVLADCVGSYFPEFHRAGLDMIAAQGGIFGWVADSTDVLAVLPTTPSSYASS comes from the coding sequence ATGCCGACCATCGCCGCCGCGCGACCCTTCCCGTACACCTTCGACCTCACGACCACGGCGCTGCTCGTCATCGACATGCAGCGCGACTTCCTGGAACCGGGCGGTTTCGGCGAGAGCCTGGGTAACGACGTCAGCCGGCTGCGGCGCACCATCGCGCCGCTGGGCGCGCTGCTGGCCGCCGCCCGTGCCGCCGGCATGACCGTCGTGCACACCCGCGAAGGCCACCTGCCGGACCTCTCCGACTGCCCACCGGCCAAGCTCCAGCGGGGTGCCCCCCGCATGCGCATCGGCGACCCCGGGCCCAACGGCCGGATCCTGATCCGGGGCGAGTACGGCCACGACATCGTCGACGAGCTGGCGCCGCTGCCCGGCGAGCCGGTCGTCGACAAGCCAGGCAAGGGCGCCTTCCACGCCACCGGCCTGGGGGACCTGCTCGCCGAACAGAAGATCGACAGTCTCCTGGTCACCGGTGTCACCACCGAGGTGTGCGTGCACACCACCGTCCGGGAGGCGAACGACCGCGGGTACGAGTGCCTCGTGCTCGCCGACTGCGTCGGGTCCTACTTCCCGGAGTTCCACCGGGCCGGACTCGACATGATCGCCGCCCAGGGCGGCATCTTCGGCTGGGTGGCCGACTCGACGGACGTACTCGCCGTGCTGCCCACCACCCCCTCGTCGTACGCCTCCTCCTGA